A single region of the Desulfotomaculum sp. genome encodes:
- a CDS encoding DUF47 domain-containing protein, with the protein MINEQAAATGKIAGTLLDWLESRSQEDYQRLLERMREADQSRLDMEKHLIEAFATPFDRSEIYSISIQMSRIAIYAQSTLLEMESFSVAADTTIRHMVKNLLDGVEQLARTIYLLREDARRAEDQIGGIRQAQTLVEGYYRAGMRKLFEGQDLLRAMKYREVYHHIKDAATFLGYTTDVLHRIIVRLI; encoded by the coding sequence ATGATAAATGAACAGGCGGCCGCCACTGGCAAGATCGCCGGCACATTGCTGGATTGGCTGGAGAGCCGTTCTCAGGAGGATTACCAGCGCTTATTAGAGAGGATGAGGGAAGCAGATCAAAGCCGGTTAGATATGGAGAAACATCTCATAGAGGCATTCGCTACTCCCTTTGATCGTTCGGAGATATATTCAATATCCATACAAATGAGCCGCATCGCCATATATGCACAATCTACCTTACTGGAAATGGAATCCTTTTCAGTTGCCGCCGACACGACAATCAGGCATATGGTGAAAAATCTTCTTGATGGTGTAGAACAATTGGCCCGGACCATATATTTACTGAGAGAAGACGCCCGCCGGGCTGAAGATCAAATAGGGGGCATTCGCCAGGCTCAAACGCTTGTAGAGGGTTATTATCGAGCCGGTATGAGAAAGTTGTTCGAGGGCCAGGATCTGCTGCGGGCTATGAAATACCGGGAAGTATACCACCACATCAAGGACGCAGCTACTTTTTTAGGTTACACAACCGATGTTTTACACCGGATTATTGTGCGGCTGATTTAA